The candidate division TA06 bacterium genome has a window encoding:
- a CDS encoding putative DNA binding domain-containing protein gives MGKRAESQDTEFKSTWRDEYLKAICAFANTNGGTLFIGIDDKGKPVGITDAKRMMEEIPNKAKDLLGIMSDVRQEMESGKTVISVTVRKSPAPISYHGKYYIRSGSTTQELKGRDLTQFVISKSGRGWDDYIEERATLNDIDPEAVMSFRGFAAGRLPAIRNERSISAIINKLNLLENGKPKRAAILLFGKNPKRFYISAFIRVGKFRDETDIISTEEIEGNLFQQVERTIELLKTKYLVTTVSFKGIHRRETLELPEAALREAVINAVIHRDYIGAHTQIRILPDRMTIWNEGGLPCGITISDLAKSHPSRPRNELLADVFYKAGLVEAWGRGTVLILSACRKAGLPAPAFREEAKGFEVTFILRAKTSSIPKTQGLTERQKDIAARVKKAGSIKLSDIVKEYEGVSTKAIYRDLQTLVERSVITQKGTKKGRTYNII, from the coding sequence ATGGGAAAGCGTGCGGAATCGCAAGATACCGAATTCAAATCGACCTGGAGGGATGAATATTTAAAGGCAATCTGCGCCTTTGCCAATACCAACGGCGGGACGCTGTTTATTGGCATTGACGACAAGGGGAAACCGGTAGGCATTACCGACGCCAAGCGGATGATGGAGGAAATACCCAACAAGGCCAAGGATTTGCTGGGCATTATGTCTGATGTCAGACAAGAAATGGAATCCGGGAAAACGGTTATCTCGGTGACCGTGCGGAAATCGCCAGCGCCGATCTCGTATCACGGCAAGTATTACATTCGCAGTGGCAGCACCACCCAGGAACTAAAAGGCCGTGACTTGACCCAATTCGTCATTTCCAAATCCGGACGGGGCTGGGATGACTACATTGAGGAGCGGGCAACGTTGAATGACATCGACCCCGAGGCCGTAATGTCGTTCCGGGGCTTTGCCGCCGGCCGGCTTCCGGCGATTAGGAACGAGCGTAGCATCTCCGCCATTATTAACAAACTCAACCTGCTGGAGAACGGCAAACCCAAACGGGCGGCAATTCTGTTGTTTGGCAAAAACCCCAAGCGGTTTTACATCAGCGCGTTCATCCGAGTGGGGAAATTCAGGGACGAGACGGACATCATTAGTACAGAAGAAATTGAGGGTAATCTGTTCCAGCAGGTGGAGCGGACGATAGAGCTATTGAAAACGAAATATCTTGTCACTACCGTGTCGTTCAAGGGCATTCACCGAAGGGAAACATTGGAATTACCAGAAGCGGCGCTACGTGAGGCCGTGATCAACGCAGTAATTCACCGAGACTACATTGGCGCGCACACCCAGATCCGCATCCTGCCCGATCGGATGACCATTTGGAACGAGGGCGGACTGCCCTGCGGCATCACCATAAGCGATTTGGCCAAAAGTCATCCATCGCGTCCGCGCAACGAATTACTAGCCGACGTATTCTACAAAGCGGGGCTGGTCGAAGCCTGGGGCCGGGGAACGGTCCTCATTCTATCGGCCTGCCGCAAAGCCGGGTTGCCCGCTCCGGCATTCAGAGAAGAGGCGAAAGGATTTGAGGTTACCTTTATATTAAGGGCGAAAACGTCAAGTATTCCAAAAACACAAGGTTTGACCGAACGGCAAAAGGATATTGCTGCACGTGTGAAAAAAGCTGGGTCAATTAAGTTGTCAGACATTGTCAAGGAATATGAAGGTGTTTCAACAAAGGCCATTTATCGCGATTTGCAAACCTTGGTTGAAAGAAGCGTTATCACCCAAAAAGGGACGAAAAAGGGCAGAACCTATAACATTATATAA